The window TCTACTTACTTGGTTTGATgatcttttgtctttcttttgtttggtgacattttttttatattcatagTGTCGTAATGTATGTATTATGTATAGCCTTTCGGTTTTGAATTTGGGTATTAAGCTCTTCATCGTCTATAAAATACCTTTTATACATATCTATCTAATTATAAGTTGATATGGAAAGTTactaaaaagtaattttttgaGTATTGTGCTTAATGATATAAGGATCCTTTATACATGTAACAGATCAATAAATATAGCAAACTATCTCAATTTCGAGTGACCTAACTAAGTTTGAATTGGTAgcaaagttattttttaaactagTATGACTTGCATAAATTCTGTTTTTGGCGATTCAACAGCTTTTTATTAATCGTTGAGAAAAAGTAGCATCAAAACTAGTATTTATTTCTTTCCAATGTTTTTCTGAACGACTAAGAAGTTAAGCTTGTTCAACTTCCCTCAAATTAGGGATCAGACAATTTTATATGGTATCCCTCGACTCGTATGCAAAGTCTCATATCATCAAATATGAGAGCTCGCAATTAAGAAGCTTAAGAAgcatttcttcttctcatcaattAAGCCTCAAAATCGAGGTgaatcctcatcatcatcttcaatagcAACTATATCCATATGAATATTGTCAGCCATACACAACCCTTGCTCCATCTGTTCATGGTTTGATTTGCTATGGACCTCCTTATAAACTCCTGATATATAATCCTATCACTAGACGATGACTTGTGCCTTTGCTTATATGATCGTTTCTCTTAGGATAGATACGTACATTACTTAGGTTATGATCCCATCGATGGTGATTATAAACAGTTGTGTATGACCAAAGGAAAGGATCATCTAGCTCAGGAGCTTGACAATGGGAAATGGGAATAGAGGAGAACCATTAAAGATTGTCCTCCTCACTGTTGTGAATATCTTGATATATGCATCAATGGTGTGTTACACTATCAAACTGTTTTCGACACAAATCAAGCAGTCATGGTCagttttgatgttaggtctAAAATTTTTGATGATGGAACTACCAAAAACTTCAAGGTACACAAAGCTGATCACAAGCTACAAGGAAAATATTGATATCATCTAGTTTTGGAATGGTGAAAGGAGGTTTCCGTTTTGCGGTGTGGGAATCATGTATTGAATTTTCAAGTTTATTGTCTTACAAATGCAGGTGAGTTTGTTTTGGCACCAGAAACAACTTTTCATGAACCACCATTTTATGTCCTTGGCATAACTCCCACTTCGGATTGGTCTTGACATGGTGAAGTATATGCTTAGTCACACATTTtgattctatttattttattacacaTTTAGACTTCCTTTCCATACAAGTTTATATTTCTTACcatgtaaatatttaattttgttgaataataagtttcacattttttaaaaggattCTGTAAAAGTAATCTCACTTGCattatttataagaaattttggtatttttctcAATTGTAAATCcaagttttataaatatttttttaccgtCTTACTATAATCCGAATTGAGTTATCCGCGTGTCAAATTTCCTACTGGTTTACttaaaagaaagcaaaacgcGAGCCAATAGATATCATACTTTATTTCCTTGTTCtcttaatttagaaaataagatTTGTGGAGCGAGAGCACTCAACACCATTCGTTGGTATCACCGCCATGgaaagacaagaacaagaacaagaggcGAACAAGAAGATCTCTTGTGATGTGAGAAGCACATACCCGATTCCAGATGATGCCATCGAGGAGATACTCAAAGCATCGAGTGTTGAAACCCTAGCGAGGTTTCGCTGCGTATCGACACAGTATGCATCCATGATTCGCAGCCGAGAGTTCATGAAATCGCACTTGATCAAGTCTTCTACTCGTCCTCTCAAAAGCCTCATCTTCACATTCATGGAGATGATGGAACATTTGGAGAATCAATTCGTCTTCTCAGCCAGTCAACCTCAAAATCAAGGTGAATCATATTCTTCAGCAACTTACCATATGAGTTGCCAATATCAACTGCACACAacttcttctgcttctgttcATGGTTTGTTTTGCCATGGAGGTCCTCCTAAGATGGAGATATATAACCCTAGCACTACAAAATCCATTACTTTGCCTAATATCTATTATGAGATGGATTACATTTACTTGGGTTATGATCCCATCGATGGTGATTACAAAGTCTTGTGTATGATAAAAGTAGAAGGCCTACTTATTTTGAATGTGGGAAAGGATACTTTTTGGAGGAAGATTGAAAATTTTCCTCCTCAAGATCGTTGTTCTACTTATTCTCCTGATCTATCTCTCAATggtgttttatattatgtagttcatcatcatctcactGATGGGATTCTTCTCCCCCTGGTCCTTTGATTCCTGCGATTATGAGTTTTGATGTTAGGTCCGAAAAATTCAATCTCATGATAAACCTACCAGAGTTACCAGACAATGTCATGCATCCAATTCTGACAACCTACGAGGAAAGGCTTGCATTCTTTTGCAATATAATACATGGTGATTCTACCATCATTTTGTGGGTTCAAGAGGATGCTGTGAAACATGAATGGTCGAAACACTTGTACATTCCAGCTCCATTACATGGCCATACTTATGATGTTTTTACTGCCTTTTGTTTTACTGATGGAGgtaagcttctttttcttttggcacTTGAAACATTTATGTTTTGGTTACAAAAGATGTCAAGGCTTAACTTTGACCCCAATTTCCCAATGATGCAGGTGAATTCTTTTTAGCACCCCTAATGTTTCGTAGTGAAGAACCATTTTATGTTGTCTACTATGATACAAAGAAAAATGCTGTGAGAAGATTCGCCATAGAAGGAATATTCACAGAACTGGATAAGGAGACATTGCATCTCACACAATCTATCTTCCCTAGTCAGATTAATAATCCCATGTTTCTCTAAGTTTGCTCGCTCTTATCGCCATTGAAATGTTTGTTCTTAATTAAGTTGTAATAATTACTTGGGAGATTTcatgatcttttgtttttgttttttttttggcaaaacttTGTTTATGTATTCATACTCTCTACATTGTTGTTGCATCTATCGAATGTTCATGTATGTGCCTCTATCTATTGAACTTGTGTATTGCTGCCTCATCTCATTTAATTTGTAGGCCTCATGTAGTTTACTTTTTTCATCTAAATGTCTTATTTGATAGAGAAATTTGGAAAGATGCATTTAGAAAACTAAGAGGTTTCTCTTTAATACTCGTAAAGAGATGAATATTAAAGAGAGGGTAGGTTCATACCGAATCTGTTAGGGATGCTATTGGAAATCAAGATGGGGGTAATTGGTTCTATCGGTTCACTAGAATGACTCGATTTTGTGAAGAGACGACGAAAACGTAAAGCCAGCTTAAAGATGAGGAGGAGAAGATCTGAAAAAGAGACTGAAAAGAGGAGGGTTACGGTGGTGGTTCTAGAGAGATGAGGGGACAAAAACGTTATGGTGGAGTAGAAGAtcgaaaaaaagagaaagaaaagagaagggtTACGGTGGTGGTTCATGGTTCTAGAGAGATGAGAGGCGGGCAAGGAGAAGAGTAGAGAGAGGTTTAGTCGGTCGAAATATGAAGAGAGCTTTAATATacgcacacaaaaaaaaacgagagaaagagaaaaatgagGATTTTGTTCACAGGGCAAGATTGACACAATACTTACACAGGCCCGGCTCTATGGGTGTGTTGGGTGTGCCAGTGCACCGGTCCactcatttttttggtttttttcctttatatttagggcccaatttttttttttttttatcatggaAATTAGGGTCCAAAATTTTTTATAGCTTAGGGTCCATATATTTATTGGGCCGGACTGTACTTACACATGGACATTCCCATATGTCATGCTTGCTTAGTATAAGATAACTGCAGGTATTTAATtaactctaaaactaaatttggaGGCCCACTTAATTATATGTGCCCAGTATTTGatacttaatatatatatatatatatatttatataaagttggctTTTCTTTCCTCCCTTTTTTCCACCACATTAcatcttattttcaattttaattaacaaattaatccacattatcaaaaaaaaatatatatatatatttaatgcaCCAACCAATTCACACATTTTtgtaatactttttttattaaaaaaatattttacaataatttaaactaatatataaaccaaaaaaaaaatacaaccaaaaaaaaaatcaaagtcaaatatgaatagagattatataaatataaaattagatatttctatcataacatataataattgtataaatatttgtaaaagactaaaaataggagaaaaataaaactatcaaaCATTTAATGGAACAACAATTACTTTCAAGAGTTACAATTATTATGATAAAGAAAATAGGGTGAATTTGCTCactgaccaaaacaaaaaaaactatagaagaaaataaccaacaatttgaaaaaaattaggaaattaaGATTAGGAGTAGAGAAAATTACCAATTTAGTGTTGAtagatggtgatgatggtggcCGGCCGGCGGAGGTAGCTGGGAGGTGGCCGCCGGAGTTGGTCGCCGGCGAAGGTCACTGGAGAGAGTCGCCAGCGAAGTTTGCCGGAAAAAGTCACCAGAAAAGTTCACCAGATTTGGTCGTTGGCGTTGGTTGCCGGAATTGGTTGCCGGAAATGGTCGCCGGAGATGGTCGCCGGAAGTGGTGGTAGGAGTGGTGGTGATTGTGGTGGTAGAGGGTGATGGTGGTTGGGGTGGTAGGGGTGGTGGTTGTTGTTATAAGggtaaaatatgtaattaatacataaaatatagagtatataGGGTTTATATGGTTAGTATGGTTAGTATGGTTAGTgggttaattataattttttttaggttattcTTGCTAATTTCCCAAGAAAATAtgaggttttttttaaaaaaacaaacacaaaaatttaagggaatttgttagaaatacccaTTTTGATATACCTCTTTTCAAGAATACCCTCTTTTTGGccgttttcatttttgttctcttttatttttgatgaccattttacccttatatgaaaattaatttaatcaataaaatgaaaaaaaaattcgacatattttcccgccaaaaaagtTTCCCGccaattttcccgccaaaaaaacattcgaaaaaattttcctgccaaaaaaaaattacaagtcttttataaggtttttaaaggGTTGacaaccttgtaaacgcttttacaaggttattaaaaagttattaaaatgtttttaaaagagttttaaaagcatttacaaggtttttagaaggttattataaaaaaatcttttaaaagctttttaaaaaaaccttttaaaaaccttgtaaacgcttttaaaaatcttgtaaaggattttaaaaaaatataaaattctaaatttttggcgggaaaatcaaattttgtaattttggcgggagtttttttattttatttttgcgggaattttttttgattttggcgggatttgaatgagaaacggtggaaccaacaccttaggaagcttctccttcgttcccaataACAGCTCCCCCTTCTACAGCCACAGATCTCTCCAAATAcaccaagaacaagacaaaaatcTCACAAGAACAATCTCAAAGGCTCTCTAACgctttctctcattttctctcttttctctcttttctcacacAACGAC is drawn from Camelina sativa cultivar DH55 chromosome 1, Cs, whole genome shotgun sequence and contains these coding sequences:
- the LOC104709243 gene encoding F-box protein At2g21930-like, which translates into the protein MERQEQEQEANKKISCDVRSTYPIPDDAIEEILKASSVETLARFRCVSTQYASMIRSREFMKSHLIKSSTRPLKSLIFTFMEMMEHLENQFVFSASQPQNQGESYSSATYHMSCQYQLHTTSSASVHGLFCHGGPPKMEIYNPSTTKSITLPNIYYEMDYIYLGYDPIDGDYKVLCMIKVEGLLILNVGKDTFWRKIENFPPQDRCSTYSPDLSLNGVLYYVVHHHLTDGILLPLVL